One Fuerstiella marisgermanici DNA window includes the following coding sequences:
- the mfd gene encoding transcription-repair coupling factor — MTRDSQQVPTSLAELTALIKAAPGFADVLKALESGQSGAIDGAWGSSCALSVAALARAAPASTWLVVVPSVRDIDDFYDQLAEFLPSDAETKQFPAWETLPDEHDVTDSVFAARLGAVRFLNETGGQKEESRSDAAAADQQSAVAADPWHFSADTSEPLPGASEVELAKEPTPPNSQRKSANAGPALIVTCLPALLQPVPARADIEGATRRIKVGDELSLEPLLDWLIERSFDRVTAVELPGEFSVHGGILDIYPPTEPDPIRIELFGDEVESIRSFDVETQRRLNDLDEVAVVAPKPVKPPDKPSPGDSLRPHTAIATATESLLDSLPKDTVVVLSDMAQAISEGKMYLQRLSNPIGMFSVDATMARLTDFPSVTIDGLGADSYETSCHLKIEAVERFASTGRDALPDLAESLGPNDRVLLSCHNEGEKERLVELIAETDASEGLTLSERISLCVGRVSNGFRFVERGLMVISDNELFSRSQARKVKSRRKSADTRAIDTFLDLKDGDLVVHVSQGIAKYRGMALMDNEGEKEEHLLLEFRDSLIVYVPASLIHLVQKYIGPAKSMPELSKFGGTAWEKKKGKVAEAVIDMASDMLKLQAERNSKPGLQCQPDSHMQQEFEQAFPFTPTVDQVTAISDFKEDMQRIRPMDRLICGDVGFGKTEVAMRAVFKAVDNGRQVAVLVPTTVLAEQHFRTFSERMAEFPVSVEMLSRFRSAGEQKKIIEKLGKGEIDIVIGTHRLVSKDVKFRDLGLLVIDEEQKFGVKVKDRLKHLRLEVDILTLTATPIPRTLHMSLLGIRDISSLTTPPRDRMPIETRVGRFDESLIRSSIIRELNRGGQVYFVHNRVHDIQRIADLLRQIVPEATLTIAHGQMTPDELEIAMLDFVAGKADILLATTIIESGLDIPNANTMIIHQADIYGLADLHQLRGRVGRDRHRAYCYLMLEEGKVVTTKATRRLKAIEEYSELGAGFRIAMRDLEIRGAGNILGTEQSGNIAAVGYELYCQLLENSVRTLKKQPLRYQTHVKIELPVSAFIPDRYISEQKLKIEVYRRLSQANSLQQLAELEEELRDRFGPVPTPAKRMIRLRELNLRALAWKIENVRLEDGYAVFRYRDVKMIKVLSYLHKGHLRVVDQHDAYWPLEAREEDGTAVMEELIKALSEAEPPVPE; from the coding sequence ATGACACGTGATTCCCAGCAGGTCCCAACCTCGCTTGCTGAACTGACTGCGTTAATTAAAGCTGCACCGGGGTTTGCCGACGTCCTTAAGGCACTCGAATCCGGCCAAAGCGGCGCGATTGATGGAGCTTGGGGTTCGTCATGCGCGCTAAGTGTGGCTGCTTTGGCCCGGGCGGCTCCGGCAAGCACCTGGCTGGTGGTGGTGCCCAGCGTTCGCGACATCGACGACTTCTACGATCAGTTGGCGGAATTCCTGCCGTCGGACGCAGAAACCAAGCAGTTTCCTGCCTGGGAAACGCTGCCCGATGAACACGACGTGACCGACAGCGTGTTTGCCGCGAGGCTGGGAGCGGTGCGGTTCCTGAATGAAACTGGAGGGCAGAAAGAGGAAAGCCGAAGCGATGCGGCAGCCGCAGACCAGCAGTCGGCTGTGGCCGCTGATCCGTGGCATTTTTCGGCGGACACCAGCGAGCCGCTGCCTGGTGCGTCCGAAGTGGAGCTCGCCAAAGAGCCGACGCCGCCGAACTCTCAGAGGAAATCCGCGAATGCAGGTCCCGCGCTAATCGTGACGTGTCTGCCCGCACTGCTGCAGCCCGTCCCCGCTCGCGCTGACATTGAGGGAGCGACGCGTCGGATCAAGGTCGGCGACGAATTATCCCTGGAACCGCTCCTCGACTGGCTGATCGAACGCAGCTTCGACCGTGTAACTGCCGTCGAATTGCCGGGGGAGTTCTCTGTTCATGGCGGCATCCTGGATATCTATCCGCCGACCGAACCTGATCCCATTCGTATCGAACTGTTTGGTGACGAAGTCGAATCGATTCGTAGCTTCGACGTGGAAACTCAGCGACGACTAAACGATTTGGACGAAGTCGCCGTTGTCGCTCCCAAGCCGGTGAAGCCCCCCGACAAGCCTTCGCCAGGCGACAGCCTTCGTCCTCATACAGCGATCGCAACCGCCACCGAATCGCTGCTCGATTCGCTGCCGAAGGACACGGTCGTGGTTCTCAGCGACATGGCTCAGGCGATCAGTGAAGGCAAGATGTATCTGCAGCGGCTGTCCAATCCGATAGGTATGTTCAGCGTCGACGCCACGATGGCGCGACTGACAGATTTTCCTTCTGTCACGATTGATGGTCTGGGAGCCGACAGTTACGAGACGTCGTGTCATCTGAAAATTGAAGCCGTCGAACGCTTCGCCAGCACGGGGCGCGACGCCCTGCCCGACCTCGCCGAATCACTCGGGCCAAACGATCGAGTTCTGTTGTCGTGCCACAACGAAGGCGAAAAAGAACGACTGGTCGAACTGATCGCGGAAACGGATGCGTCGGAAGGCCTGACTCTCAGCGAACGCATCTCGCTGTGCGTTGGCCGAGTCTCAAACGGCTTCCGCTTTGTCGAACGTGGCCTGATGGTCATCAGCGACAACGAACTGTTTTCGCGATCGCAGGCACGCAAGGTCAAGTCACGGCGCAAATCCGCTGACACTCGCGCGATCGATACGTTTTTGGATCTGAAGGACGGTGATCTTGTCGTTCACGTCAGCCAGGGGATCGCGAAGTATCGCGGCATGGCTTTGATGGACAACGAAGGGGAAAAGGAAGAGCACCTGCTGTTGGAATTTCGCGACAGCCTGATCGTGTACGTGCCGGCGTCGCTGATTCATCTGGTGCAAAAATATATCGGCCCGGCCAAGTCGATGCCCGAACTGTCAAAGTTTGGCGGCACGGCGTGGGAAAAGAAGAAGGGCAAAGTTGCCGAAGCCGTCATCGACATGGCGTCCGACATGTTGAAACTTCAGGCCGAACGCAATTCGAAGCCGGGCCTGCAGTGCCAGCCGGATTCGCACATGCAGCAGGAATTCGAGCAGGCGTTTCCGTTCACGCCAACAGTCGATCAGGTGACCGCAATTTCGGACTTCAAAGAGGACATGCAGCGCATCCGTCCGATGGACCGTCTGATCTGCGGCGACGTTGGTTTCGGTAAAACTGAAGTCGCCATGCGAGCCGTCTTTAAAGCGGTCGACAATGGACGTCAGGTGGCCGTGTTGGTGCCCACAACCGTGCTGGCCGAACAGCACTTCCGCACGTTCAGCGAACGCATGGCCGAATTCCCGGTCAGCGTTGAAATGCTGTCGCGGTTTCGGTCGGCGGGCGAACAGAAAAAGATTATCGAGAAGCTTGGTAAGGGCGAAATCGATATCGTCATTGGCACGCATCGCCTGGTATCGAAGGACGTGAAGTTCCGTGATCTCGGACTGCTGGTCATCGATGAAGAACAGAAATTTGGCGTGAAGGTTAAGGACCGCCTGAAGCATCTGCGGCTGGAAGTCGACATTCTGACGCTGACTGCCACGCCGATTCCACGAACGCTGCACATGTCGCTGTTGGGTATCCGCGACATCAGCAGCCTCACGACACCGCCCCGCGATCGTATGCCGATTGAAACGCGAGTTGGCCGGTTTGACGAATCGCTGATTCGCAGTTCGATCATTCGGGAACTGAACCGAGGCGGGCAGGTTTACTTCGTTCACAATCGAGTTCACGACATTCAACGGATTGCTGATCTCCTGCGGCAGATCGTCCCGGAAGCAACACTCACGATTGCCCACGGCCAAATGACGCCGGACGAATTGGAGATCGCGATGCTGGACTTCGTGGCTGGCAAGGCGGACATTCTTCTGGCCACGACGATCATCGAAAGTGGTCTGGACATTCCCAATGCCAACACCATGATCATTCATCAGGCGGACATCTACGGTCTGGCGGACCTGCATCAGTTGCGTGGTCGAGTCGGCCGCGATCGGCATCGAGCGTACTGCTACCTGATGCTGGAAGAGGGCAAGGTCGTCACCACCAAAGCGACTCGCCGCCTGAAAGCGATCGAAGAATACAGCGAACTGGGTGCCGGATTCCGCATCGCTATGCGAGACCTTGAAATCCGCGGTGCAGGTAACATTCTCGGCACCGAACAAAGCGGAAATATCGCGGCGGTCGGCTACGAATTATATTGTCAGCTTCTTGAGAATTCCGTTCGCACACTCAAAAAACAACCGCTGCGATATCAAACTCATGTGAAGATCGAACTTCCTGTCTCGGCCTTTATTCCGGATCGTTACATTTCAGAACAGAAGTTGAAGATCGAAGTTTATCGCCGACTCTCCCAGGCGAATTCTCTGCAACAACTGGCTGAACTGGAAGAAGAACTTCGCGACCGCTTTGGCCCCGTTCCCACACCCGCCAAACGCATGATTCGGTTGCGGGAACTGAACCTGAGAGCCCTCGCCTGGAAGATCGAGAACGTTCGCCTGGAGGATGGGTACGCCGTGTTTCGGTATCGTGATGTGAAAATGATTAAGGTGCTTAGCTATCTGCATAAAGGCCACTTACGAGTTGTCGATCAACACGACGCCTACTGGCCACTGGAGGCTCGAGAAGAAGACGGCACCGCCGTCATGGAAGAACTGATCAAAGCCCTGTCCGAAGCCGAACCACCAGTGCCCGAATAG